The Streptomyces sp. NBC_01197 genome window below encodes:
- a CDS encoding amino acid ABC transporter ATP-binding protein, with the protein MALLETRGITKSFGDHEVLRGIDFTIEPGQVVAVIGPSGGGKSTFLRCLNLLETPTSGRVVFSGDELSATESNLDRLRARMGMVFQQFNLFPHMTALRNVVLPQMNVLGRTRQEAEARGRALLERVGMLGRADVYPNRLSGGQKQRVAIARAVAMDPELMLFDEPTSALDPEVVQDVLEVMTGLAKEGMTMVVVTHEMGFARKVADRVVFIDGGRIAADLPPEEFFSDENDNERVRTFLAKVL; encoded by the coding sequence ATGGCACTCCTCGAAACCCGGGGCATCACCAAGTCGTTCGGCGACCACGAGGTGCTGCGCGGCATCGACTTCACCATCGAGCCGGGTCAGGTCGTGGCTGTCATCGGCCCCAGCGGCGGCGGCAAGTCGACGTTCCTGCGCTGCCTCAACCTGCTGGAGACGCCGACCTCGGGGCGCGTCGTGTTCTCGGGCGACGAGCTCAGCGCCACCGAGTCGAACCTGGACCGGTTGCGGGCCCGTATGGGCATGGTCTTCCAGCAGTTCAACCTGTTCCCGCACATGACGGCGCTGCGCAATGTGGTCCTGCCGCAGATGAACGTGCTCGGCCGGACCCGCCAGGAGGCGGAGGCCAGGGGGCGCGCCCTGCTGGAGCGGGTGGGGATGCTCGGGCGGGCCGACGTCTACCCGAACCGGCTGTCCGGTGGGCAGAAGCAGCGGGTCGCCATCGCGCGGGCCGTGGCCATGGACCCCGAGCTCATGCTGTTCGACGAGCCGACGTCCGCGCTGGACCCGGAGGTGGTCCAGGACGTACTGGAAGTCATGACCGGCCTCGCCAAGGAGGGGATGACCATGGTCGTGGTGACGCACGAGATGGGCTTCGCCCGCAAGGTGGCCGACCGGGTCGTCTTCATCGACGGGGGCCGGATCGCCGCGGATCTGCCGCCCGAGGAGTTCTTCTCCGACGAGAACGACAACGAGCGGGTCCGGACTTTCCTGGCGAAGGTGCTGTAA
- a CDS encoding ABC transporter substrate-binding protein/permease, whose amino-acid sequence MGRKAAAVLAGLLSSFLLLAAASPADAAPQADKGAQKLEQLRSGRATLRVGTDATFPPFEFTDTKGGRVGFDIELVMALAKRAGIKKVAFTQMPFGNIVPALQAHQIDMGASGIYINQERTKVIDFSDVYYPGGLAMFTGAKDSTVHSLADLAGKRVAVQVGTKSVEWVKENQPRAKLVTVQTNQQMFSSVKLGQASAVVTGAPAGQYFIAQQGGLKQVGKRLTGEDYGYAFPKTDSAVTAAFNGALKDMKSDDSYGKLTHKWFGAGSTEKAKKKHALLNPQTIIDSWGQIWHGLLVSIEVILMSLCLSLLFGMTGGFAKLSDIAPVRWLGNAYVSVIRGTPFVVQLFLIYFGLPQLGLQLSPMVAGVFSLGLYSGSYVTEIFRGAVQSVDRGQIEAARSCGMSHASAMRHVVVPQAFLRMLPPLGNEFVSLTKNSTLVSFVTISELFLVGQVVISRTFDALTVYLFIGLLYYVLTNIIGFATHAIEKKMAVYV is encoded by the coding sequence GTGGGACGAAAGGCCGCAGCCGTTCTGGCCGGGCTCCTCTCGTCCTTCCTTCTGCTGGCGGCAGCCTCGCCCGCCGACGCAGCGCCGCAGGCGGACAAGGGGGCTCAGAAGCTCGAACAGCTGCGCTCGGGCCGGGCCACGCTGCGCGTGGGCACGGACGCCACGTTCCCGCCCTTCGAGTTCACCGACACCAAGGGCGGCCGGGTCGGCTTCGACATCGAGCTGGTCATGGCACTCGCCAAGCGCGCGGGCATCAAGAAGGTCGCCTTCACACAGATGCCGTTCGGGAACATCGTCCCGGCGTTGCAGGCCCATCAGATCGACATGGGCGCTTCGGGGATCTACATCAACCAGGAGCGGACCAAGGTCATCGACTTCTCGGACGTGTACTACCCGGGCGGTCTCGCGATGTTCACCGGCGCCAAGGACAGCACGGTCCACTCGCTGGCCGATCTGGCGGGCAAGCGGGTCGCGGTGCAGGTCGGTACCAAGTCCGTCGAGTGGGTCAAGGAGAACCAGCCCCGCGCAAAGCTGGTCACGGTGCAGACCAACCAGCAGATGTTCTCGTCCGTGAAACTGGGCCAGGCCTCGGCGGTCGTCACCGGCGCCCCGGCAGGCCAGTACTTCATCGCCCAGCAGGGCGGCCTCAAGCAGGTCGGCAAACGTCTGACGGGCGAGGACTACGGCTACGCCTTCCCGAAGACGGACAGCGCGGTGACCGCCGCGTTCAACGGCGCGCTCAAGGACATGAAGAGTGACGATTCCTACGGCAAGCTGACCCACAAGTGGTTCGGAGCCGGAAGCACGGAAAAGGCGAAGAAGAAGCACGCGCTCCTCAACCCGCAGACGATCATCGACTCCTGGGGTCAGATCTGGCACGGCCTGCTGGTGAGCATCGAAGTGATCCTCATGTCGCTGTGCCTGAGTCTCCTGTTCGGCATGACGGGCGGATTCGCCAAGCTGAGCGACATCGCGCCGGTGCGCTGGCTGGGCAACGCCTATGTCTCCGTGATCCGCGGCACGCCGTTCGTCGTCCAGCTGTTCCTGATCTACTTCGGGCTGCCCCAGCTCGGGCTGCAACTGTCGCCCATGGTCGCGGGTGTGTTCTCCCTCGGCCTGTACAGCGGCTCGTACGTCACCGAGATCTTCCGCGGGGCCGTGCAGTCGGTGGACCGGGGCCAGATCGAGGCCGCCAGGTCCTGCGGTATGTCCCACGCGTCGGCCATGCGCCACGTCGTCGTACCGCAGGCGTTCCTGCGGATGCTCCCCCCGCTGGGGAACGAGTTCGTGTCGCTGACGAAGAACTCCACGCTGGTCTCGTTCGTCACGATCAGCGAGCTGTTCCTGGTGGGCCAGGTGGTCATATCCAGGACGTTCGACGCCCTCACCGTCTATCTCTTCATCGGCCTTCTCTACTACGTCCTCACCAACATCATCGGTTTCGCGACCCATGCAATCGAGAAGAAGATGGCGGTGTACGTCTGA
- a CDS encoding IclR family transcriptional regulator, with protein MITGMTAPGPARRTGAILAVLAEQASVTAQDLSRRTGIPVSAVYRHLGDLTQLGLVSPTRTRGRYCAGSLAVQMAVNYRREMLSGGGVKRRLDRLASDTEELAAFLIPSGQHVLCVEAAEGSRVIKCSFSPGLSQPLTFGASAQAILAHLPAARVAHICAAHRLGPDEAEALTADLPRIRDRGYAMSTGVVDEGVWGVSVPVLNRQGQLTGTVSTMAPEFRGRRNHQALLTLTHAAAQDIGRLDEPLP; from the coding sequence GTGATTACCGGAATGACCGCTCCGGGTCCGGCTCGCAGAACCGGTGCCATCCTGGCCGTGCTCGCCGAGCAGGCCTCTGTGACCGCCCAGGACCTCTCCCGCCGCACCGGCATTCCGGTCAGCGCCGTCTATCGCCACCTGGGCGATCTGACGCAACTGGGTCTGGTCAGTCCGACGCGGACGCGCGGCCGGTACTGCGCGGGGTCGCTCGCGGTGCAGATGGCGGTGAACTACCGGCGCGAGATGCTCAGTGGCGGGGGCGTGAAGCGCCGTCTGGACCGCCTGGCGTCCGACACCGAGGAGCTCGCGGCCTTCCTGATCCCCAGCGGTCAGCACGTCCTGTGCGTCGAGGCCGCCGAGGGGTCACGGGTGATCAAGTGCAGCTTCTCGCCCGGGCTGAGTCAGCCGCTGACCTTCGGGGCGAGCGCCCAGGCGATCCTCGCCCATCTTCCGGCCGCACGCGTGGCCCATATCTGCGCGGCGCACCGCCTCGGCCCCGATGAGGCCGAGGCGCTGACCGCCGACCTTCCCCGCATCCGCGACCGGGGCTACGCCATGAGCACCGGAGTCGTCGACGAGGGCGTGTGGGGCGTCAGCGTCCCCGTCCTCAACCGGCAGGGGCAGCTCACCGGAACCGTCAGCACCATGGCGCCAGAGTTCCGGGGGCGCCGCAACCACCAGGCGCTGCTCACCCTCACCCATGCCGCGGCGCAGGACATCGGCCGCCTCGACGAGCCGCTGCCGTGA